A single region of the Brachypodium distachyon strain Bd21 chromosome 3, Brachypodium_distachyon_v3.0, whole genome shotgun sequence genome encodes:
- the LOC112268508 gene encoding cytochrome P450 703A2 isoform X2: MLVYWKKLNRTKLRLPPGPPRWPIFGNLLQLSPLPHKDFARFCTKYGPLVYLRLGTIDAITTDDPEVIREILIRQDEVFASRPRTLAAVHLAYGCGDVALAPLGPNWKRMRRVCMEHLLTTKRLESFAAHRAQEAEHLCQFVWAKSQSEKPVNLREVLGAFSMNNVTRMLLGKQYFGLQSAGPGEAMEFMHITHELFYLLGLIYLGDYLPAWRWVDPYGCEKKMREVEKKVDDFHQKIIDEHRKAREARKSASSLDDGDDSKEEMDFVDVLLSLPGENGKEHMDDVEIKALMQDMIAAATDTSSVTNEWVMAEVIKHPRVLRKIQEELDAVVGRARMVSESDLPHLPYLRCVVRESFRMHPAGPFLIPHESLKPTTIMGYDIPARTRIFINTHALGRNPRVWDDVGQFRPERHMPADGGARVEISHLPDFKILPFSAGKRKCPGAPLGVILVLMALARLFHCFDWSPPDGEEIDTDEVYGMTMPKALPLFAAARPRLPPEMYHGSSCPSHGKQTM, from the exons ATGTTAG TGTATTGGAAAAAACTCAACAGGACGAAGCTCAGGCTCCCACCTGGACCTCCAAGATGGCCAATCTTTGGGAACCTTCTCCAGCTGAGTCCTCTTCCCCACAAGGACTTTGCTCGCTTTTGCACCAAGTATGGCCCCCTTGTTTATCTTCGTCTTGGAACTATCGATGCCATCACCACCGATGACCCTGAAGTGATCCGTGAAATACTCATCCGGCAAGACGAGGTCTTTGCTTCACGGCCTCGAACACTGGCTGCTGTTCACCTCGCCTACGGATGCGGCGATGTGGCCCTCGCTCCACTGGGGCCAAACTggaagaggatgaggaggGTTTGCATGGAGCACCTGCTGACCACCAAGCGGCTGGAGTCTTTTGCCGCTCACCGAGCTCAGGAGGCTGAACACCTCTGCCAGTTCGTATGGGCTAAATCCCAGTCTGAGAAGCCCGTGAACCTGAGGGAGGTTCTTGGCGCCTTCTCGATGAACAACGTGACGAGGATGCTGCTGGGAAAGCAGTACTTCGGTCTGCAGTCAGCAGGCCCCGGCGAAGCCATGGAGTTCATGCACATCACCCATGAGCTCTTCTATCTGCTGGGCCTGATCTACCTCGGTGACTACTTGCCGGCCTGGAGGTGGGTCGACCCGTACGGGtgcgagaagaagatgagggaggtggagaagaaggtggaTGATTTCCACCAGAAGATCATCGATGAACACAGGAAGGCAAGGGAGGCCAGAAAGTCTGCATCATCCCTTGATGATGGTGATGATAGCAAAGAAGAGATGGACTTTGTTGATGTGCTCCTTTCCTTGCCCGGCGAGAATGGGAAGGAGCACATGGATGATGTGGAGATCAAAGCCTTAATGCAG GACATGATCGCTGCTGCCACGGACACCTCGTCGGTGACAAACGAGTGGGTGATGGCGGAGGTGATCAAGCACCCACGGGTCCTCCGCAAGATCCAGGAGGAGCTGGACGCCGTGGTGGGCCGAGCCCGGATGGTCTCAGAATCCGATCTCCCGCATCTCCCCTACCTCCGGTGCGTGGTCCGGGAGTCCTTCCGGATGCACCCAGCAGGCCCATTCCTGATCCCGCACGAGTCCTTAAAGCCCACGACGATCATGGGCTACGACATCCCGGCCCGGACGAGGATCTTCATCAACACGCACGCGCTGGGCCGGAACCCGCGCGTCTGGGACGACGTGGGCCAGTTCCGGCCCGAGAGGCACATGCCCGCGGACGGAGGAGCCCGGGTGGAGATTAGTCATTTGCCGGACTTCAAGATCCTTCCTTTCAGCGCCGGGAAGCGCAAGTGCCCCGGCGCGCCGCTGGGGGTGATCTTGGTGCTCATGGCGCTCGCCAGGCTCTTCCACTGCTTTGACTGGTCGCCGCCTGACGGCGAGGAGATCGACACCGATGAGGTCTATGGGATGACCATGCCCAAGGCCCTGCCGCtcttcgccgccgctcgcccgcgcctgcCGCCGGAGATGTACCATGGCTCGTCGTGTCCGAGCCATGGCAAGCAGACCATGTAA
- the LOC112268508 gene encoding cytochrome P450 703A2 isoform X1, translating into MDLFLLSIILCSWIFVAVYWKKLNRTKLRLPPGPPRWPIFGNLLQLSPLPHKDFARFCTKYGPLVYLRLGTIDAITTDDPEVIREILIRQDEVFASRPRTLAAVHLAYGCGDVALAPLGPNWKRMRRVCMEHLLTTKRLESFAAHRAQEAEHLCQFVWAKSQSEKPVNLREVLGAFSMNNVTRMLLGKQYFGLQSAGPGEAMEFMHITHELFYLLGLIYLGDYLPAWRWVDPYGCEKKMREVEKKVDDFHQKIIDEHRKAREARKSASSLDDGDDSKEEMDFVDVLLSLPGENGKEHMDDVEIKALMQDMIAAATDTSSVTNEWVMAEVIKHPRVLRKIQEELDAVVGRARMVSESDLPHLPYLRCVVRESFRMHPAGPFLIPHESLKPTTIMGYDIPARTRIFINTHALGRNPRVWDDVGQFRPERHMPADGGARVEISHLPDFKILPFSAGKRKCPGAPLGVILVLMALARLFHCFDWSPPDGEEIDTDEVYGMTMPKALPLFAAARPRLPPEMYHGSSCPSHGKQTM; encoded by the exons ATGGATCTGTTTCTTCTTTCCATCATCTTATGCTCATGGATCTTTGTTGCAGTGTATTGGAAAAAACTCAACAGGACGAAGCTCAGGCTCCCACCTGGACCTCCAAGATGGCCAATCTTTGGGAACCTTCTCCAGCTGAGTCCTCTTCCCCACAAGGACTTTGCTCGCTTTTGCACCAAGTATGGCCCCCTTGTTTATCTTCGTCTTGGAACTATCGATGCCATCACCACCGATGACCCTGAAGTGATCCGTGAAATACTCATCCGGCAAGACGAGGTCTTTGCTTCACGGCCTCGAACACTGGCTGCTGTTCACCTCGCCTACGGATGCGGCGATGTGGCCCTCGCTCCACTGGGGCCAAACTggaagaggatgaggaggGTTTGCATGGAGCACCTGCTGACCACCAAGCGGCTGGAGTCTTTTGCCGCTCACCGAGCTCAGGAGGCTGAACACCTCTGCCAGTTCGTATGGGCTAAATCCCAGTCTGAGAAGCCCGTGAACCTGAGGGAGGTTCTTGGCGCCTTCTCGATGAACAACGTGACGAGGATGCTGCTGGGAAAGCAGTACTTCGGTCTGCAGTCAGCAGGCCCCGGCGAAGCCATGGAGTTCATGCACATCACCCATGAGCTCTTCTATCTGCTGGGCCTGATCTACCTCGGTGACTACTTGCCGGCCTGGAGGTGGGTCGACCCGTACGGGtgcgagaagaagatgagggaggtggagaagaaggtggaTGATTTCCACCAGAAGATCATCGATGAACACAGGAAGGCAAGGGAGGCCAGAAAGTCTGCATCATCCCTTGATGATGGTGATGATAGCAAAGAAGAGATGGACTTTGTTGATGTGCTCCTTTCCTTGCCCGGCGAGAATGGGAAGGAGCACATGGATGATGTGGAGATCAAAGCCTTAATGCAG GACATGATCGCTGCTGCCACGGACACCTCGTCGGTGACAAACGAGTGGGTGATGGCGGAGGTGATCAAGCACCCACGGGTCCTCCGCAAGATCCAGGAGGAGCTGGACGCCGTGGTGGGCCGAGCCCGGATGGTCTCAGAATCCGATCTCCCGCATCTCCCCTACCTCCGGTGCGTGGTCCGGGAGTCCTTCCGGATGCACCCAGCAGGCCCATTCCTGATCCCGCACGAGTCCTTAAAGCCCACGACGATCATGGGCTACGACATCCCGGCCCGGACGAGGATCTTCATCAACACGCACGCGCTGGGCCGGAACCCGCGCGTCTGGGACGACGTGGGCCAGTTCCGGCCCGAGAGGCACATGCCCGCGGACGGAGGAGCCCGGGTGGAGATTAGTCATTTGCCGGACTTCAAGATCCTTCCTTTCAGCGCCGGGAAGCGCAAGTGCCCCGGCGCGCCGCTGGGGGTGATCTTGGTGCTCATGGCGCTCGCCAGGCTCTTCCACTGCTTTGACTGGTCGCCGCCTGACGGCGAGGAGATCGACACCGATGAGGTCTATGGGATGACCATGCCCAAGGCCCTGCCGCtcttcgccgccgctcgcccgcgcctgcCGCCGGAGATGTACCATGGCTCGTCGTGTCCGAGCCATGGCAAGCAGACCATGTAA
- the LOC100835950 gene encoding uncharacterized protein LOC100835950 — protein MDPSESSPSDRKEEEQPAASLPLPAAFLEFLGDNGLDPMLYSASDTIPRYIRLKPGVESRMVSEIESELKCELWKVPWLPNFYAIPPEVQIAGSKAYQQGKIYGIDAASGAAILALDVQPGDHVLDLCAAPGAKLCMLADMLGNTGSLTGVDVAKHRLAACRTMLQKYSLGDRSRLFVANGTFFSILPSNSSLGSIEESTGIKDNGSIFSEWTSKRSWKERQKSKKAKAAGSPHPPSTSEPELIYYGKDSGLVGVRKCDVLCPSADVDACTSGYDKVLVDAECTHDGSIKHIQKFEFWGWETMDRRVLDAQRIDNLLHLQLRLLINGFRLLKTGGSLVYSTCSLTVAQNEDVIRQFLLKYPSAELQSVDGADSWPCRSGSIQKTLRFDPGTSQTSGLFVAKLIKLPS, from the exons ATGGATCCTTCAGAAAGCTCGCCCTCTGATcgcaaagaagaagagcagccggcggcgtccctgccgctgccggccgcCTTCCTCGAGTTCCTCGGCGACAACGGCCTGGACCCTATGCTCTACTCCGCGTCCGACACCATCCCGCGCTACATCAG GTTGAAACCAGGCGTGGAGTCCAGGATGGTGTCGGAGATCGAGAGCGAGCTCAAGTGCGAGCTATGGAAGGTTCCTTGGCTGCCGAATTTCTATGCGATTCCCCCTGAAGTTCAGATTGCTGGCTCCAAGGCTTATCAGCAAGGGAAG ATCTATGGAATTGATGCAGCTTCTGGAGCTGCTATCTTAGCACTTGATGTTCAACCAGGAGACCATGTTCTTGACCTCTGTGCTGCCCCAG GCGCGAAGCTTTGCATGCTTGCAGATATGCTTGGTAACACAGGTTCTCTGACTGGTGTTGATGTTGCAAAGCACCGTCTTGCAGCCTGCCGTACGATGTTGCAGAAGTATTCTCTTGGAGATCGTAGTAGACTCTTTGTTGCCAACGGGACATTTTTTTCTATATTGCCTTCGAATTCAAGTCTTGGGAGCATAGAAG AGTCAACTGGTATCAAGGACAATGGGAGCATATTCTCAGAATGGACTTCAAAGAGATCATGGAAAGAGAGACAGAAGTCTAAAAAGGCAAAGGCAGCTGGTTCACCTCATCCACCCTCAACTTCTGAACCTGAACTAATATATTATGGCAAAGATTCAGGATTAGTAGGAGTGCGAAAATGTGATGTTCTTTGTCCGTCAGCTGATGTTGATGCCTGCACATCTGGCTATGATAAG GTCCTAGTGGATGCAGAGTGCACTCATGATGGATCGATAAAACACATCCAGAAGTTTGAGTTCTGGGGATGGGAAACAATGGATCGACGTGTACTTGATGCACAAAGAATTGACAACCTGCTCCATCTTCAG TTGCGTCTTCTCATAAATGGTTTTAGATTACTGAAAACAGGTGGATCACTTGTATATAGTACTTGTAG CTTGACCGTCGCACAAAATGAGGATGTCATTCGGCAATTTCTTTTGAAATATCCTTCAGCAG AGCTGCAAAGTGTGGACGGAGCCGATAGCTGGCCCTGCAGAAGCGGCAGCATCCAGAAAACCTTGAGATTTGATCCTGGCACTTCACAAACCAGCGGTCTTTTTGTTGCTAAGCTCATCAAGTTGCCGTCTTAG
- the LOC100836258 gene encoding probable sugar phosphate/phosphate translocator At3g14410, whose amino-acid sequence MERNGGKQQQHAAAGSAGRGPWRDGAVTYFHLAFYVVISGGQIFFNKWVLSSKEINFPYPVALTLMHMVFSSVVCFAATKIFKVIKIEEGMTTDVYVSSVIPIGAMFAMTLWLGNSAYLYISVAFAQMLKAIMPVAVFLLGTAFGLEEMNFKMLAIMSVISVGVVVASVGEITISWIGVVYQMGGVVAEALRLIFIEIFLKKKGVRLNLISMMYYVSPCSALCLFIPWLFLEKPKMDASVSWNFPPVTLFLNCMCTFILNLSVFIVISRTSALTARVTGVVRDWSVVLVSAFIFADTKLTFINIIGYVIAIAGVLAYNNHKLGVKPQANQQQGVDSKVNAGSPQHVEIPLNSTKEAS is encoded by the exons ATGGAGAGAAATGGcgggaagcagcagcagcacgcggcggcggggtcggcggggagagggCCATGGAGGGACGGCGCCGTCACCTACTTCCACCTCGCCTTCTACGTCGtcatctccggcggccagATCTTCTTCAACAAG TGGGTGTTATCCTCAAAAGAGATCAACTTCCCCTATCCAGTTGCACTAACTTTGATGCATATGGTCTTCTCGTCTGTAGTATGCTTTGCAGCTACTAAGATTTTCAAG GTCATAAAGATTGAGGAGGGGATGACAACAGACGT ATATGTCAGTTCAGTCATTCCCATTGGAGCAATGTTTGCAATGACACTTTGGCTGGGGAACAGTGCATACCTCTACATATCTGTTGCGTTCGCACAGATGTTGAAGGCAATAA TGCCTGTAGCTGTGTTTCTCCTCGGAACTGCATTCGGCCTTGAAGAAATGAACTTCAAAATGCTTGCTATCATGTCTGTCATTAGTGTTGGAGTTGTTGTGGCCTCTGTTGGTGAAATTACAATCAGCTGGATTGGAGTGGTATACCAGATGGGTGGAGTGGTAGCAGAAGCCCTTAGACTTATCTTCATTGAGATatttctgaagaaaaagggTGTTAGACTGAACTTGATATCCATGATGTACTATGTCAGCCCCTGCAG TGCTTTGTGCCTGTTCATTCCCTGGTTATTTTTAGAGAAGCCAAAGATGGATGCAAGTGTTTCATGGAACTTCCCGCCAGTTACATTGTTCTTAAACTGCATGTGCACTTTTATACTCAATCTGTCCGTTTTCATCGTCATTTCCCGGACAAGTGCACTGACAGCTCGTGTTACTGGAGTCGTGAGGGATTGGAGTGTGGTGCTGGTGTCAGCTTTTATCTTTGCCGACACAAAACTTACCTTCATAAACATCATTGGCTATGTTATAG CCATAGCAGGTGTTCTTGCATATAACAATCATAAGCTCGGAGTTAAACCCCAAGCAAACCAACAGCAGGGTGTGGACAGCAAAGTCAATGCTGGAAGCCCTCAACATGTCGAGATACCATTGAATTCTACAAAAGAAGCTTCATAG
- the LOC100836563 gene encoding uncharacterized protein LOC100836563, whose protein sequence is MAQASAAARLLRQRPCDPTAAGMLSSRVINRFLSSTSASPTWAPRRPKQPAASAASTACSSSSRTIIRSLCAWFGSHPRRQLNAASAATTRALHHALSTDSSAATVSMEATTPASQSQLLGFIKSTFGALEGQNHCWLNSANGIWRTFDQEGIYLVLLYQSCGTLDSQNKRSAAFERLKFLQQRYPHLNVFALQFGSAASSLAAQSQAVRTIMKEYITFPILLSDKDFTNMTNGACYLLFEGSKDHILSVKLDEEPELMTKGLEGCTALSAEPSENVLESKVSWQKEEVIKEPYVGSLRNLLLYHPGCVSVDEDGDRIFISDSNHHRIIISNSDGIIMDFIGSSPGFEDGEFEYAKLLQPAASFYHAAEDCLYIVDSENHAVRKADFSRRFLETVYPVFNKKSSGIWSWITDKLGLTKEVASNIQDFDADSVTFPWHLLQISEDDLLVADLNFETSWILNMSTGEKQDIAKGRAEAMELCQQTINERRALLKDILMNGSLGDKEHSYLEKISCNEILSSISRFQKYVVFCDTDGQRVLKHDLDTRDTSNIHFTNLGVLGLPYWFVCSLERVSTWGHSVGQFREHTRKVNVLPGRCNIKVSVDIPVDTELATPLVESCIWRQVRGSGAEISESDGQDTNPEKVGIAQQWYDEIDNLAFSEAAEEPAAHKGDDDKPGDGNYQDQKTVHFTCAINVSPGTCELVASAALYLKIDRSKSNLEDQKAVIKRILQCQGREEHAGVELLTGSSGGDDARGLVLMKPVHLRLRLDCADHPAGATNKETINTESSLEIIISLD, encoded by the exons ATGGCGCAGGCCTCGGCCGCGGCGCGCCTCCTCAGGCAGCGGCCCTGCGACCCTACCGCGGCGGGGATGCTCTCCTCGCGCGTGATAAACcgcttcctctcctccacctccgcttCGCCCACGTGGGCGCCGCGCCGGCCGAAGCAGcccgccgcttccgccgccaGCActgcctgcagcagcagcagccgtaCCATCATCAGGAGCCTATGCGCTTGGTTCGGCTCCCACCCGAGGCGGCAGCTGAATGCGGCGAGTGCGGCCACGACGAGAGCGCTGCACCACGCTTTGAG CACCGACAGCTCCGCGGCCACCGTCTCAATGGAGGCCACTACTCCCGCCTCGCAGTCTCAGCTCTTGGGTTTCATCAAATCCACGTTTGGGGCACTCGAAG GGCAAAACCATTGCTGGTTGAATTCTGCGAATGGCATTTGGAGGACATTTGATCAGGAAGGAATATACCTTGTTCTTTTGTACCAATCATGTGGGACTTTAGACAGCCAAAACAAACGTTCAGCCGCTTTTGAAAGATTGAAATTTCTTCAACAGAG GTACCCGCACCTGAATGTTTTTGCTCTGCAATTTGGGAGTGCTGCTAGTTCCTTAGCTGCTCAAAGCCAAGCAGTTCGCACAATAATGAAGGAATACATTACGTTTCCTATCTTGTTGTCAGACAAAGACTTTACCAAT ATGACAAATGGTGCTTGCTACTTGCTGTTTGAAGGTTCTAAGGATCATATACTCTCTGTAAAGTTGGATGAGGAGCCTGAGCTCATGACAAAGG GCCTGGAGGGATGTACCGCGTTGAGTGCAGAACCTTCTGAAAATGTTCTAGAATCCAAAGTTTCGTGGCAGAAAGAAGAGGTTATCAAAGAGCCATATGTAGGTTCTTTGAGAAACTTGTTACTTTATCATCCAG GATGTGTATCAGTTGATGAAGATGGGGATCGCATTTTTATCTCCGACAGTAACCACCATAGGATCATCATTAGCAACAGTGATGGGATAATTATGGATTTT ATTGGATCCTCCCCGGGCTTTGAGGATGGTGAATTTGAATATGCCAAGTTGTTGCAACCTGCTGCATCATTTTACCATGCTGCTGAAGATTGTCTATATATTGTGGATTCAGAG AATCATGCAGTTAGAAAAGCAGATTTTTCAAGAAGGTTTCTAGAGACAGTTTATCCAGTCTTCAATAAAAAAAGCAGTGGCATATGGAGTTGGATTACTGATAAGCTTGGTTTGACAAAGGAAGTTGCTTCAAATATTCAAGATTTTGATGCGGACTCAGTAACATTTCCATGGCATTTACTTCAAATTTCAGAGGATGACTTGTTAGTAGCAGATCTCAA CTTTGAAACATCATGGATCCTGAACATGTCAACAGGGGAAAAACAGGATATTGCAAAAG GTAGAGCTGAAGCAATGGAGTTATGCCAGCAAACGATAAATGAGAGGCGTGCGCTCCTTAAGGATATACTCATGAATGGGTCATTAGGTGATAAAGAACATTCTTATCTGGAGAAGATCTCCTGCAATGAAATTTTATCGTCTATCTCAAGATTTCAGAAGTACGTTGTCTTCTGTGATACAG ATGGCCAAAGGGTTCTGAAGCATGATTTGGATACCAGGGACACCTCAAATATTCATTTTACGAATCTTGGGGTACTTGGGTTGCCATATTGGTTTGTTTGCAGTCTCGAGAGAGTATCTACCTG GGGACATTCAGTTGGACAATTTCGAGAGCACACCCGTAAAGTAAATGTGCTCCCTG GAAGATGCAATATCAAGGTCTCTGTAGACATCCCAGTTGATACCGAGCTTGCCACGCCTTTGGTCGAGAGCTGTATTTGGCGCCAAGTAAGGGGATCTGGTGCTGAGATTTCTGAATCTGATGGACAAGACACAAACCCTGAGAAG GTAGGTATAGCACAGCAGTGGTACGACGAGATAGACAACCTAGCCTTTTCTGAAGCCGCCGAAGAACCTGCTGCGCATAAAGGCGACGACGATAAACCCGGAGACGGGAACTACCAAGACCAGAAAACCGTGCATTTCACCTGCGCAATCAACGTCAGCCCCGGGACATGCGAG CTGGTGGCCTCCGCCGCGCTGTACCTGAAGATCGACCGGTCGAAATCCAACCTCGAGGACCAGAAAGCGGTGATCAAGAGGATCCTCCAGTGCCAAGGCCGCGAGGAGCACGCCGGCGTCGAGCTCCTGACGGGGAGCAGCGGCGGGGACGACGCGAGGGGTCTGGTCCTCATGAAGCCGGTGCATCTCAGGCTGAGGCTGGACTGCGCCGATCACCCTGCCGGCGCCACCAACAAGGAGACCATCAACACTGAGTCCAGCCTCGAGATCATCATCTCTTTAGACTAG
- the LOC100836874 gene encoding E3 ubiquitin-protein ligase RGLG4 yields the protein MGAALSVLVGGHRRGRGTAPAARRGRSRGLPGGGGGGQREQRRRAMLSKKYSYIPDTYTSLEQVAAALREQGLESSNLILGIDFTKSNEWTGKRSFEGQSLHKLVEGTGNPYEKAIGIIGKTLAPFDDDNLIPCFGFGDATTHDYGVFSFHGDGSPCQGFEEVLSCYRKIVPHLRLSGPTSFAPIVEAAVDIVDRSGGQYHVLVIVADGQVTRSVDTDEGDLSPQERRTVDAIVMASAYPLSIVLVGVGDGPWEDMRKFDDKLPARAFDNFQFVNFTAIMSRPATAQQKESAFALAALMEVPIQYKATMELGILGRSTGKAKRVVPAPPPLPTSLRREASNAATSATTAEPREDQVCPICLTNAKDLAFGCGHMCCRECGDNLTRCPICREAIRSKLRLYPG from the exons ATGGGCGCCGCGTTGAGCGTGCTGGTCGGGGGCCACCGGCGGGGACGAGgaacggcgccggcggcgaggagggggaggagcagggggctgccgggcggcggcggcggagggcagcgagagcagcggcggagggcgaTGTTGTCCAAGAAGTACTCTTACATACCTGACACCTACACCTCCCTGGAGCAG gtggcggcggcgctgcgggagCAAGGGCTGGAGTCGTCGAACCTCATCCTGGGGATCGACTTCACCAAGAGCAACGAATGGACAG GGAAGCGGTCTTTCGAGGGGCAGAGCCTGCACAAGCTGGTTGAGGGGACGGGGAACCCGTACGAGAAGGCCATCGGCATCATCGGCAAGACGCTGGCTCccttcgacgacgacaaccTCATCCCCTGCTTCGGCTTCGGCGACG CGACGACGCACGACTACGGGGTGTTCAGCTTCCACGGCGACGGCTCGCCGTGCCAGGGGTTCGAGGAGGTGCTGTCGTGCTACAGGAAGATCGTGCCGCACCTCAGGCTCTCCGGGCCGACGTCCTTCGCGCCCATCGTCGAGGCCGCCGTCGACATCGTCGACCGCTCCGGCGGACAGTACCACGTCCTCGTCATCGTCGCCGACGGCCAG GTCACCAGGAGTGTTGATACAGATGAAGGTGATCTGAGCCCACAGGAGAGAAGAACAGTCGACGCCATTGTCATGGCCAG TGCGTACCCGTTGTCGATCGTGCTGGTCGGAGTCGGGGACGGGCCATGGGAGGACATGCGGAAGTTCGACGACAAGCTACCGGCACGGGCATTCGACAACTTCCAGTTCGTCAATTTCACTGCCATCATGTCGAGGCCTGCCACGGCGCAACAGAAGGAGTCAGCCTTCGCGCTGGCCGCACTCATGGAGGTGCCCATCCAGTACAAGGCCACCATGGAGCTCGGCATCCTCGGCCGGTCCACGGGGAAGGCCAAGAGGGTCGTGCCCGCCCCGCCTCCGCTGCCAACATCGTTGAGGAGGGAAGCTAGCAATGCGGCCACCTCCGCTACCACCGCGGAGCCCAGAGAAGATCAG GTGTGCCCAATCTGCTTGACCAATGCCAAGGATCTAGCCTTTGGTTGTGGCCACATG TGTTGCAGGGAGTGTGGGGACAACCTCACCAGATGCCCAATATGTCGAGAGGCGATCCGGTCTAAACTAAGACTATATCCGGGATGA